In Kryptolebias marmoratus isolate JLee-2015 linkage group LG22, ASM164957v2, whole genome shotgun sequence, a single window of DNA contains:
- the shtn1 gene encoding shootin-1 — MAAEELDKMTVITELSNQALQEYEELQKKNKTAAMTCKRLEEERDEAVKKLNEFQQVSHMVIEEVSAIQENLEIEKLCRESAEALASKLKRQNRSLKRKSMMMMSHLSPETITEINLAEDENDEEGENQASASKICLSPICNTLISDLQKKLEQTLEEKNQAVSDLESVSQQLRGIKEELMKEKHDNTVLIAERMQQKKLLEKYTRVSQFAVEEFEALEDTLNLEKNLRTDAENFARAMLVEQKKLKRQSEILMQSCSSSQVVLEAIGQVADLTKELEAQRLEHQNQVKQLEEKLRSCEAQKEITALRRKLDLLEEEKKESGVRCSKAEQEVKDLRFTVEELQKKLQAAVNPPPAPAPPPPPPPPPPPAPAPASNPLSALLSLIRKKKDINDDIPMVGTDSAKPSEVDIRQLAVEEMMQRIKKGVQLRPVNQSPNRPRRKMERLPSNSAIQELKGIMENFNKPHPQPKAASPSADQDDELQRILLRRRGAVMFPTH; from the exons ATGGCTGCGGAGGAGCTGGATAAAATGACTGTCATTACAGAGCTGTCGAACCAAG CCTTGCAGGAGTACgaagagctgcagaaaaagaacaagacaGCAGCCATGACA TGCAagaggctggaggaggagcgagACGAGGCCGTGAAGAAACTCAACGAATTCCAGCAGG TGTCTCACATGGTGATTGAAGAGGTCAGCGCCATTCAGGAGAACCTGGAGATTGAGAAGCTGTGCAGAGAGAGTGCCGAAGCCTTGGCCTCCAAG CTGAAGCGTCAAAACCGCTCTCTGAAGAGGAAGAGCATGATGATGATGTCCCACCTCAGCCCCGAGACCATCACAGAGATCAACCTCGCAGAAGATGAAAATGACGAGGAAGGCGAAAACCAAGCATCTGCCAGCAAAATCTGCCTTTCCCCCATCTGCAACACCTTGATCTCAG ATCTACAGAAGAAGTTGGAACAGACTCTGGAGGAGAAGAATCAGGCCGTCTCTGACCTGGAGTCAGTAAGTCAGCAGCTAAGAGGCATCAAGGAGGAA CTGATGAAAGAGAAACACGATAACACCGTTTTAATTGCTGAGAGAATGCAGCAAAAGAAGCTCCTGGAGAAATACACCCGAG TTTCTCAGTTTGCCGTGGAGGAATTCGAAGCTTTGGAGGACACCTTGAACCTGGAGAAAAATCTGAGGACCGATGCGGAAAACTTTGCCAGAGCA ATGCTGGTTGAGCAAAAGAAGCTGAAGAGACAGAGTGAAATCCTGATGCAGAGCTGCTCGTCCAGTCAAGTCGTGCTGGAGGCCATCGGTCAGGTGGCTGATCTGACCAAAGAGCTGGAGGCTCAGAGGCTGGAACACCAGAACCAG GTTAAGCAGTTGGAGGAGAAGCTGAGGAGCTGTGAGGCTCAGAAGGAGATAACGGCATTGAGGCGCAAACTGGACCTCttggaggaagagaagaaagagagcGGTGTCAGATGCTCCAAGGCTGAACAGGAAGTCAAGGATCTGCGCTTCACAG TTGAGGAGCTCCAGAAGAAGCTGCAGGCCGCCGTCAACCCACCCCCGGCTCCAGCACCTCCCCCTCCGCCACCGCCcccacctcctccagctccggCTCCAGCTTCCAACCCCCTCAG TGCCCTGCTGTCACTAATTCGGAAGAAAAAAGACATCAATGATGACATCCCAATGGTGGGCACGGACTCTGCTAAACCATCAG aaGTGGACATCAGGCAGCTGGCAGTGGAGGAAATGATGCAAAGAATAAAGAAAGGAGTTCAACTCCGACCCGTCAACCAGTCACCAAACAGGCCCAGGAGAAAG ATGGAGAGGCTGCCGTCTAATTCCGCCATTCAGGAACTTAAAGGAATTATG